From a region of the Panicum virgatum strain AP13 chromosome 2K, P.virgatum_v5, whole genome shotgun sequence genome:
- the LOC120695221 gene encoding ATP-dependent DNA helicase PIF1-like: MDNTTYSNHDDTHDAENQLDGGNDDIQEADFISRVAEATQQHTEVAVQTLIEHIFPSLKENATSASYMSTCAILSTKNEHVDKLNAMMIDNFLGEATVFYSFDSIDDDSHNHYPIEFLNSITPNGLPPHELKLKINCPVILLRNLDPNNGLCNGTRLIVRALQANAIDAHIVGGQHVGKRVFIPRIPMAPSDDMSLPFKLKRKQFPVRLSFAMTINKSHGQTIPNVGIYLPKPVFSHGQLYVALSRGVSRATIRILAKPKKELDPTGKSTKNIVYKDVLNW, translated from the exons ATGGACAACACCACTTATTCAAATCATG ATGATACACATGATGCTGAGAATCAATTAGATGGAGGCAATGATGACATACAGGAAGCAGATTTCATCAGTAGGGTTGCTGAGGCAACTCAACAAC ACACGGAGGTTGCAGTTCAAACACTCATTGAACACATATTCCCATCACTCAAAGAAAATGCAACATCAGCATCTTATATGAGCACCTGTGCAATTCTGTCAACAAAAAATGAGCATGTTGACAAGCTGAACGCAATGATGATTGATAATTTTCTAGGGGAGGCAACTGTTTTCTACAGCTTCGACTCCATAGATGATGATTCACATAATCACTACCCAATTGAATTTTTGAACTCAATCACTCCAAATGGCCTCCCCCCACACGAATTGAAGCTCAAAATCAACTGTCCTGTGATCCTTCTTCGCAATCTTGATCCAAACAACGGGTTGTGCAATGGAACGAGACTTATCGTGAGAGCATTGCAAGCTAATGCAATTGATGCCCATATTGTTGGTGGACAGCATGTAGGGAAAAGGGTGTTCATACCAAGGATCCCTATGGCTCCCTCCGATGATATGTCACTACCTTTCAAGTTAAAGAGAAAACAATTCCCAGTACGCCTCAGTTTTGCCATGACTATCAATAAATCTCATGGACAAACCATCCCTAATGTTGGGATTTACCTTCCTAAGCCTGTGTTCTCACATGGACAGCTTTATGTTGCATTGTCAAGGGGTGTATCAAGAGCTACTATAAGGATTTTGGCTAAACCAAAAAAAGAATTAGACCCCACTGGGAAGAGCACCAAGAATATAGTCTACAAGGATGTCCTGAACTGGTGA